A window of Microbispora hainanensis genomic DNA:
CGGACCCAGAACAGCCGCGTCGGCTTCTACGTGATCACTCCGCTCGTCACGCCCCAGGGCGCCGTGCTGGTGAACCGAGGGTGGGTCCCGGCCGGGGCGACCGCCGACACCCCGCCGCAGGTGCCCGCCCCGCCCACGGGAGAGGTGACGGTCACCGGACGGCTCCGGCCGGCCGAGACGCAGGACAACACCGGCATCAGGAACCGATCGGGCCTGCCGTCCGGCCAGATCCTGCTGATCGACACGCCCACGATCGCCAAGGGCCTGCCGTACAAGGTCTATGGCGGTTTCGTGGAGCTCACCGCGCAGCAGCCGCAGGGCGGCGAGGCCCCCGAGCTCCTGCCGCCGCCCGACGTCGGCGCCGGAGGCGGGCTCAACCTGGCGTACGCCGTGCAGTGGTGGCTGTTCATCGGGATCGCGGTGGGCGGCTGGGTGCTCCTGGTGCGCCGGGAGGCCCGCGACCTCCGTACGCAGGAGGCGTCACAGGCCGTGACGGTACGCACCGCAATGTGAGCGAACGGATACCAACCGGAGACCTCGCAGCTTGTACCGTGTTATCCCTTGGCCCTACCGTTTACTATCGTGAATACGCCGCTGCATCCCGACCCAGAGCCGAGGCGGCGGGACTACGTGATCATCTCAGTCGATGATCACCTGATCGAGCCGGCCGACCTCTTCGAGGATCGCCTCCCGGAGAAATACAAGGACCTCGCGCCCAAGGTCGTGGAGACCGACTCGGGCCACCAGGTCTGGCGGTACGGCGGCGCCACCTATCCCTGCGCGGGGCTCGACGTGGGCGCGGGCCTGCCCAAGGAGCAGTGGACGCTCGACCCCGTACGCTTCGAGGACATGCGGCCGGGCTGCTACGACATCGAGGCCCGGGTCGGCGACATGGACCGGGCCGGGATCTGGGCGGCGCTGTGCTTCCCCGGCATGCTGGCGAGCCAGGCGGGGGTGGCGTTCGGCCGCACCCGCGACCAGGACCTCGGGCTCGCGCTCGTCCGGGCCTGGAACGACTGGCACGTGGACGTGTGGGCCGGCACCTACCCCGAGCGGATGATCGCGCTCCAGCTTCCCTGGCTCCCCGACCCCGAGATCGCGGCGAAGGAGATCAGGGCCAACGCGTCACGCGGGTTCAAGGCCGTCGTGTTCCCCGAGTTCCCCACCCGGCTGCGGCTGCCGTCCATCCACAGCCGCCACTGGGACCCGTTCTTCGCCGCCTGCGAGGAGACCGGCACGGTCGTGTGCCTGCACACCGGCGCGTCCTCCTGGGCGCCGGTGCCCTCGCCGGACACCCCGGTCGAGGCGATCACCACGCTGATCCCGGCGAGCGCCATGTTCGCCTGCGCCGACTGGCTGTGGTCGGGAGTGGCGCTGCGCTTCCCCAAGCTGCGCATCCTCATCGTGGAGGGCGGCGTCGGGTGGCTGCCGATGCTGGCCGAGCGGGCCGACTACGCGCTCGATCACCCCGTGGCGGGCGAGCCGAGCTGGGAGGGCGGCCTCAAGCCCAGCGAGGTGCTGCGGCGCAACTTCTACTTCGGCACGCTCGACGACAGCGCGCTGAGCTCGGTGCGGCTCGCCGTGGGCATGGAGCGCGTGCTGCTGGAGTCCGGCTATCCGCGCGCGGAGTCCACCTGGCCCGACACCCAGCGCGCCGTGGCCCGCAACCTCGGCAGCCTGCCGCCCGCCGACATC
This region includes:
- a CDS encoding amidohydrolase family protein encodes the protein MNTPLHPDPEPRRRDYVIISVDDHLIEPADLFEDRLPEKYKDLAPKVVETDSGHQVWRYGGATYPCAGLDVGAGLPKEQWTLDPVRFEDMRPGCYDIEARVGDMDRAGIWAALCFPGMLASQAGVAFGRTRDQDLGLALVRAWNDWHVDVWAGTYPERMIALQLPWLPDPEIAAKEIRANASRGFKAVVFPEFPTRLRLPSIHSRHWDPFFAACEETGTVVCLHTGASSWAPVPSPDTPVEAITTLIPASAMFACADWLWSGVALRFPKLRILIVEGGVGWLPMLAERADYALDHPVAGEPSWEGGLKPSEVLRRNFYFGTLDDSALSSVRLAVGMERVLLESGYPRAESTWPDTQRAVARNLGSLPPADIARVSYGNAARLFGHPLPSRAWLRQEQL
- a CDS encoding SURF1 family protein codes for the protein MYRFLLSRRWVGLHLLVLVLIPAFFFLGRWQWGRFEDRSAESTRITANLAAAPVPLDRLDQIGASVAERDRYRLVTATGRYDPAHELVVRRRTQNSRVGFYVITPLVTPQGAVLVNRGWVPAGATADTPPQVPAPPTGEVTVTGRLRPAETQDNTGIRNRSGLPSGQILLIDTPTIAKGLPYKVYGGFVELTAQQPQGGEAPELLPPPDVGAGGGLNLAYAVQWWLFIGIAVGGWVLLVRREARDLRTQEASQAVTVRTAM